A stretch of Methanobrevibacter sp. YE315 DNA encodes these proteins:
- a CDS encoding collagen-like protein, whose protein sequence is MTWRDVGNLRGEMGATGPQGATGDTGPAGAPFTIFKTYATIALMEADFANVPDGSFVAIQSNVEDPDNAKLYLRGNSEFTFITDMSGATGIHGDTGETGPAGKAGAQIFMYHSGRNSSLSSAECPAQPTLYGGFYVSDLLADNPWATEVNLGDWVITRSEYNICHIACISDGKALVDQYFDLKGPKGATGDTGASGAKGDTGASGQKGDTGDTGPAGPKGDTGDAFTYQDFTPQQLAGLKGDTGDTGPQGVKGDTGDSGAKGDTGASGQKGDTGDTGPVNLASSLDTTDTTNAIKNAPVAIAIENIQTAIGTITSTQTSNLNLLGS, encoded by the coding sequence ATGACTTGGAGAGATGTTGGAAACTTAAGAGGTGAAATGGGAGCAACAGGGCCTCAAGGAGCTACTGGTGATACTGGCCCTGCTGGAGCACCATTCACAATTTTTAAAACATACGCAACAATAGCATTAATGGAAGCTGACTTTGCTAACGTTCCAGACGGAAGCTTTGTTGCAATCCAATCTAACGTTGAAGACCCCGATAACGCTAAATTATATCTCAGAGGAAATTCTGAATTCACATTCATAACAGACATGTCCGGAGCTACAGGTATTCACGGAGATACTGGAGAAACTGGTCCAGCAGGTAAAGCAGGCGCTCAAATATTCATGTATCATAGTGGTAGAAATAGCAGCTTATCTTCAGCAGAGTGTCCAGCTCAACCAACATTGTATGGTGGGTTTTATGTATCTGATTTATTGGCAGATAATCCTTGGGCAACAGAAGTAAACCTTGGAGATTGGGTTATAACAAGGAGTGAATATAATATATGTCACATTGCATGTATAAGTGACGGTAAAGCATTAGTTGACCAATACTTTGATTTGAAAGGACCTAAGGGAGCTACTGGCGATACAGGCGCATCCGGTGCTAAAGGTGATACTGGAGCTAGTGGTCAAAAAGGAGACACCGGAGATACTGGACCTGCAGGGCCAAAAGGTGATACTGGTGATGCATTCACATATCAAGATTTCACACCGCAGCAACTTGCGGGATTGAAAGGTGATACTGGTGATACAGGACCACAAGGAGTTAAAGGAGATACCGGAGACTCTGGTGCTAAAGGTGATACTGGAGCTAGTGGTCAAAAAGGAGACACGGGGGACACTGGCCCTGTTAATCTTGCAAGCTCACTAGATACAACAGACACTACCAATGCCATTAAAAACGCACCGGTAGCCATAGCTATTGAAAATATCCAAACTGCTATTGGAACAATAACATCCACCCAAACTTCAAACTTGAATTTACTCGGGAGCTGA